One region of Parerythrobacter jejuensis genomic DNA includes:
- a CDS encoding P-II family nitrogen regulator → MKFIIAVIKPFKLDEVREALGGIGVAGMTVSEVKGFGRQKGQTEIYRGAEYSTNMLPKVKLEIAASDDLAAQVVETIQTTAGTEAIGDGKIFVLDLASATRIRTGETGETAL, encoded by the coding sequence ATGAAATTCATCATCGCCGTGATCAAACCATTCAAGCTCGACGAAGTGCGTGAGGCACTCGGCGGGATCGGCGTCGCCGGTATGACTGTGTCCGAAGTCAAAGGCTTCGGCCGACAGAAAGGCCAGACCGAGATTTACCGCGGAGCCGAATACTCGACCAACATGCTACCCAAGGTGAAGTTGGAAATTGCCGCCAGCGATGACCTGGCAGCGCAAGTGGTCGAAACCATCCAGACAACCGCAGGAACCGAAGCAATCGGCGACGGCAAGATTTTCGTGCTCGATCTTGCGAGCGCAACCCGCATCCGCACCGGCGAGACCGGTGAGACAGCATTGTGA
- a CDS encoding endonuclease/exonuclease/phosphatase family protein, translating to MQITVASYNIHKAVGTDRKRDPARILNVLREIDADVIALQEADMRFGQRASVLQRAALDDTPWKVVPVAKRPRSIGWHGNALLVRREMNVLDSEALDLPMLEPRGAACADIGNGSGAFRVVGAHLDLSGVRRSDQIRAILDHLHRAHPDMPEIMLGDFNQWSARSGAMRQFDENWLALSPGPSFPSGRPIARLDRLVFSPHWKLLNHGVHHSALASRASDHLPVWATVRLPNL from the coding sequence GTGCAAATCACGGTCGCCAGCTACAATATTCACAAGGCGGTCGGTACGGATCGGAAGCGTGACCCTGCGCGCATCCTGAATGTCCTGCGCGAAATCGATGCTGATGTCATCGCCTTGCAGGAAGCGGATATGCGGTTCGGTCAGCGGGCAAGCGTCCTGCAGCGGGCAGCGCTGGACGATACGCCGTGGAAAGTGGTTCCGGTCGCCAAGCGTCCGCGATCAATCGGATGGCACGGCAATGCTCTGCTCGTGCGCCGCGAGATGAATGTTCTCGACAGCGAGGCCCTCGATTTGCCGATGCTGGAACCGCGCGGGGCAGCCTGCGCAGATATCGGCAATGGTTCAGGGGCCTTCCGCGTGGTCGGTGCCCATCTCGATCTTAGCGGTGTTCGCAGGTCGGATCAGATTCGCGCCATCCTCGATCATCTCCACCGTGCACATCCCGATATGCCGGAGATCATGCTGGGCGATTTCAATCAATGGTCTGCGCGCAGCGGAGCCATGCGACAGTTTGACGAGAACTGGCTGGCCTTGTCGCCAGGGCCGAGTTTTCCGAGTGGTCGGCCGATTGCCAGGCTCGACCGGCTCGTTTTCTCGCCGCACTGGAAGCTGCTCAATCACGGCGTTCATCACAGCGCGCTTGCATCGCGGGCATCGGACCATCTGCCCGTCTGGGCCACAGTGCGACTGCCCAATTTGTAA
- a CDS encoding pyridoxamine 5'-phosphate oxidase family protein → MAEFFEELGDAHIGMIAKQPVFFVATAAPDARINLSPKGYDAFRVLGPKQVAYLDLGGSGNETHAHLAADGRITIMFCNFEQPALILRIYGKGRPVLPQDAEWDEVASQFTLLPGTRQIFVIDIEAVQSSCGWGVPLMSLDAERTTLLKAHSKLDPEAWMEKTKGRTQSIDGLPTRPTDRYIEGAPGTRPD, encoded by the coding sequence ATGGCAGAATTCTTCGAAGAACTGGGCGATGCCCATATCGGAATGATCGCGAAGCAACCGGTCTTCTTTGTTGCGACAGCGGCGCCGGATGCGCGGATCAATCTCAGTCCGAAAGGCTATGATGCTTTTCGCGTCCTCGGCCCCAAACAGGTGGCGTATCTGGATCTGGGTGGATCGGGTAACGAGACTCACGCCCACCTGGCGGCTGATGGCCGGATCACGATCATGTTCTGCAATTTCGAGCAGCCGGCGCTGATCCTGCGGATCTATGGCAAGGGGCGCCCGGTGCTGCCGCAAGATGCCGAGTGGGACGAAGTGGCGAGCCAATTCACCCTCTTGCCCGGCACACGACAAATCTTCGTGATCGATATCGAAGCTGTCCAGAGCAGTTGCGGCTGGGGTGTGCCGCTGATGTCGCTTGACGCGGAACGCACGACCTTGCTGAAGGCCCATTCCAAACTGGATCCTGAGGCGTGGATGGAAAAGACCAAAGGCAGAACTCAGAGCATAGACGGTCTGCCAACGCGGCCAACCGATCGCTATATCGAAGGTGCTCCCGGGACGCGTCCTGACTAA
- a CDS encoding peptide chain release factor 3, whose translation MSNRRTFAIISHPDAGKTTLTEKLLLQGGAIHLAGEVKARGQARRARSDWMKIEQQRGISVTSSVMTFERNGVTFNLLDTPGHEDFSEDTYRTLTAVDSAIMVIDAAKGIEPQTRKLFEVCRLRSVPIITFVNKVDREGRPVFVLLDEIADMLALDVSPQMFPIGMGGQFEGILDYASGSVARPEGPSKEFQGQRDASPELPEEFAEEAELAQVGYPEFDLDAYRNGDLTPVYFGSALKNFGVTELIEAIAKYAPPPRPQPAGDEQISPERDEVTGFIFKVQANMDPNHRDRIAFMRQVSGTFKRGMKLTPSGLGKPIAVHSPILFFAQDREIADTAEAGDIIGIPNHGTLRVGDTLSEKNEVRFTGLPNFAPEILRRVQLKDPTKTKQLRKALDDLSEEGVIQVFYPELGAQHIVGVVGQLQLEVLVSRLSAEYKVEAGLEAAPFATARWVTGEQKALDEFEGFNRANLAKDRDGDLVFMAKSPWDVNYQQEKNPDLTFSATKER comes from the coding sequence ATGTCCAATCGCCGTACTTTCGCGATCATCTCGCACCCCGATGCGGGTAAGACCACGCTGACCGAGAAGTTGCTGCTGCAAGGCGGCGCGATCCATTTGGCTGGAGAGGTCAAGGCAAGGGGGCAGGCGCGGCGGGCGCGCTCGGACTGGATGAAGATCGAGCAGCAACGCGGAATCTCGGTCACCAGCTCGGTGATGACGTTCGAGCGTAACGGCGTGACCTTCAACCTGCTCGATACGCCGGGCCACGAAGACTTTTCGGAAGACACTTATCGCACGCTGACGGCGGTCGATTCGGCCATCATGGTGATCGATGCGGCCAAGGGTATCGAGCCACAGACGCGCAAATTGTTCGAGGTGTGTCGTCTGCGAAGCGTGCCGATCATCACTTTCGTCAACAAGGTGGACCGCGAAGGACGGCCTGTGTTTGTGTTGCTGGACGAAATTGCCGACATGCTCGCGCTCGATGTCAGTCCGCAAATGTTTCCGATCGGGATGGGCGGTCAGTTCGAGGGTATTCTCGACTACGCCAGCGGGTCGGTCGCGCGCCCGGAAGGGCCGAGCAAGGAATTCCAGGGCCAGCGGGACGCAAGCCCCGAGCTGCCTGAGGAATTTGCTGAAGAGGCGGAGCTGGCGCAGGTCGGCTATCCCGAATTCGATCTCGACGCGTATCGCAATGGCGACCTGACGCCGGTTTATTTCGGGTCGGCACTCAAGAATTTCGGCGTGACAGAATTGATCGAAGCGATTGCCAAATACGCGCCGCCGCCGCGCCCGCAGCCTGCCGGAGACGAACAAATCAGCCCGGAGCGGGACGAGGTGACCGGCTTCATCTTCAAGGTGCAGGCCAATATGGACCCGAACCACCGCGACCGGATTGCCTTCATGCGGCAGGTCTCGGGCACGTTCAAACGCGGCATGAAGCTGACGCCGAGTGGATTGGGCAAACCCATTGCCGTCCATTCGCCAATCCTGTTTTTCGCGCAGGATCGGGAGATTGCCGACACTGCGGAGGCGGGCGATATTATCGGCATCCCTAACCACGGTACGCTGCGGGTGGGCGATACGCTGAGCGAGAAGAACGAGGTGCGCTTCACCGGCCTACCCAATTTCGCTCCAGAAATTTTGCGCCGGGTGCAATTGAAGGACCCGACCAAGACCAAGCAATTGCGCAAGGCGTTGGACGACCTTTCTGAGGAGGGCGTGATTCAGGTGTTCTACCCGGAACTGGGCGCGCAGCACATTGTCGGCGTGGTCGGGCAATTGCAGCTCGAAGTGCTCGTTTCGCGCTTGTCGGCAGAGTATAAGGTCGAGGCTGGTCTTGAAGCGGCGCCGTTCGCCACCGCGCGCTGGGTGACCGGCGAGCAAAAGGCGCTCGATGAATTCGAGGGCTTCAACCGGGCGAACCTGGCAAAGGACCGCGACGGCGATCTGGTGTTCATGGCCAAGAGCCCGTGGGATGTGAATTACCAGCAGGAAAAGAACCCGGACCTGACCTTCTCTGCCACAAAGGAACGGTGA
- the pheT gene encoding phenylalanine--tRNA ligase subunit beta gives MKFSITWLKDHLETDASLAEIAEALNRIGHEVEGIEDPAERLAGFRVAKVLAAEKHPDADKLQVLSVDTGEGDPLQVVCGAPNARAGMKGVLGLPGATVPSNGMQLRKSAIRGVESNGMMCSVRELELGDEHDGIIELPEDATVGHSFADYSGSSPVLDVAITPNRPDCMGVYGIARDLAAAGLGTLKPIATPDFAASGACPVEIRTDDADGCPAFYGRVIKGVTNGPSPDWLQQRLTSAGQRPISLLVDLTNYLMLAYGRPAHAYDLAKLTGAVVARRAQDGERVLALNEKTYALDSSMTVIADDSGVHDIAGIMGGEDSGVTDSTTDVLLEIAYFDPERIGVTGRKLGLASDARTRFERGVDPEFLDAGLDLLTGLIVELAGGEPSETVRAGTAPTDAMTLTFDPALVAKLGGVEVGVPEQRAILIGLGFVVDENWNVTVPLRRHDIEGTADLVEEIVRIHGLDKVASVPLPRPDGVAQPTATPQQAMERKLRRAAAASGLNEAITWSFISEEQAALVGGGRWSLENPISEDMKVMRPSLLPGLLSAVQRNLDRGASSVRLFEIGRRYLESGEHPTLVCLLAGEKHARSWDGGKPAHFDAFDAKALCLSLLEAAGAPVGNLMVMGEAGDVYHPGQSATLRLGPKKRIASFGMLHPSTLKAIDVDVPVAALGIHLDEIPAKKNASFARSSYAPPALQAVTRDFAFLVPDDLAAADLVRATRGADKKNVVDARVFDVFAGQGVPEGKKSIAIEVMLQPQDQSYKDAELKAISDAVVAAVAKLGAELRG, from the coding sequence ATGAAGTTCTCGATCACATGGCTCAAGGATCACCTCGAGACCGACGCTAGTCTCGCCGAAATCGCCGAGGCGTTGAACCGTATCGGTCACGAGGTCGAGGGCATCGAAGATCCGGCAGAACGCCTGGCGGGATTCCGGGTGGCAAAAGTGCTGGCCGCTGAAAAGCATCCCGATGCCGACAAGCTCCAGGTTCTGTCCGTCGACACGGGCGAAGGCGATCCGCTGCAAGTCGTTTGCGGCGCGCCCAACGCGCGAGCCGGTATGAAAGGTGTCCTCGGTTTGCCGGGTGCGACAGTTCCGTCAAATGGGATGCAATTGCGCAAGAGCGCCATTCGCGGTGTCGAGAGCAACGGCATGATGTGCTCCGTGCGCGAGCTGGAGCTGGGCGACGAGCATGACGGCATTATCGAACTGCCCGAGGATGCAACCGTGGGCCACAGCTTTGCCGATTATTCCGGCTCTTCGCCGGTCCTCGATGTTGCGATTACGCCGAACCGGCCCGATTGCATGGGCGTCTACGGGATTGCCCGTGACTTGGCGGCGGCAGGTCTGGGCACGTTGAAGCCGATTGCGACGCCTGACTTTGCTGCAAGCGGCGCGTGCCCGGTGGAAATCCGGACTGACGATGCTGACGGTTGTCCGGCATTTTATGGCCGGGTGATCAAAGGGGTCACCAACGGGCCATCACCCGATTGGCTGCAGCAGCGCCTGACCAGCGCCGGGCAACGCCCGATCTCGCTGCTGGTCGACCTCACCAACTATCTGATGCTCGCCTATGGCCGGCCGGCCCACGCCTATGATCTGGCCAAGCTGACCGGTGCCGTCGTGGCGCGCCGGGCGCAAGATGGCGAGCGAGTGCTGGCGCTCAACGAGAAGACGTACGCACTCGATTCGAGCATGACCGTGATCGCCGATGATAGCGGGGTGCACGACATTGCCGGGATCATGGGTGGCGAAGATTCCGGCGTGACCGATAGTACGACCGATGTCCTTCTCGAGATCGCCTATTTCGACCCCGAGCGGATCGGGGTAACGGGCCGCAAACTGGGCCTGGCCTCGGATGCCCGCACGCGCTTCGAACGGGGCGTTGATCCGGAATTCCTCGATGCGGGCCTTGATCTATTGACCGGGCTGATTGTCGAATTGGCTGGCGGTGAACCAAGCGAAACGGTGCGGGCAGGTACGGCGCCGACTGACGCGATGACGCTTACCTTCGATCCCGCGCTGGTAGCCAAGCTCGGCGGAGTCGAGGTTGGCGTTCCAGAGCAACGCGCCATCCTGATCGGGCTGGGCTTCGTCGTGGACGAGAACTGGAACGTCACCGTTCCATTGCGTCGCCACGATATCGAAGGTACGGCTGACCTGGTCGAAGAGATCGTGCGCATCCACGGGCTCGACAAGGTCGCAAGCGTGCCGCTGCCGCGTCCAGATGGCGTCGCCCAGCCAACGGCGACGCCGCAGCAGGCGATGGAGCGAAAGCTGCGCCGCGCTGCAGCCGCTAGCGGCCTCAACGAAGCGATCACCTGGTCGTTCATCTCCGAAGAGCAGGCCGCTCTTGTCGGCGGCGGGCGCTGGTCGCTCGAAAATCCGATCAGCGAAGACATGAAGGTCATGCGGCCTTCGCTGCTGCCGGGCCTGTTGTCCGCCGTGCAACGCAATCTCGACCGCGGGGCATCATCGGTCCGCTTGTTCGAGATCGGGCGGCGCTATCTCGAAAGCGGCGAGCATCCCACGCTGGTGTGCTTGCTGGCTGGAGAAAAGCATGCGCGAAGCTGGGACGGTGGCAAGCCTGCACACTTCGATGCGTTTGATGCCAAAGCCCTTTGTCTCAGCCTATTGGAGGCTGCCGGTGCGCCGGTTGGCAATCTGATGGTTATGGGCGAAGCAGGCGATGTCTATCACCCTGGCCAGTCAGCGACGCTACGGCTGGGGCCGAAGAAGCGCATCGCCAGCTTCGGCATGCTGCATCCTTCAACGCTCAAGGCAATCGACGTCGATGTGCCGGTCGCTGCGTTGGGCATTCACCTCGACGAGATTCCGGCGAAGAAGAACGCGAGCTTCGCCCGTTCCTCTTACGCGCCGCCGGCGTTGCAGGCCGTGACTCGCGACTTCGCATTCCTGGTTCCCGATGATCTTGCTGCTGCCGATCTGGTTCGCGCGACCAGGGGTGCAGACAAGAAGAACGTGGTGGACGCCCGCGTCTTCGACGTTTTCGCAGGCCAAGGCGTTCCAGAAGGCAAGAAATCGATCGCAATCGAAGTCATGCTGCAGCCGCAGGACCAAAGCTACAAGGATGCAGAACTGAAGGCGATTTCAGACGCGGTCGTTGCCGCTGTCGCCAAGCTGGGAGCGGAATTGCGCGGCTGA
- the pheS gene encoding phenylalanine--tRNA ligase subunit alpha encodes MSTIDELKNTALERIAAAADADALEALRVEYLGKQGSISALLKTLGKMTPEERQTEGPKIQGARTAAADAITARKEAFDNAALEAELATQTLDLTLPGPQTPAGSIHPVSQVMDELAEIFADLGFAVATGPEVEDEWHNFTALNMAETHPARAMHDTFYFPDRDGDGNRMLLRTHTSPVQIRAMKAEGAPIRIIAPGRVYRSDSDATHTPMFHQIEGLVVDRDIHLGHLKWTLETFLKAYFERDDIVLRLRPSYFPFTEPSVEVDVGYRQESGRRVVGGSGDDDGHQWMELLGSGMVNRRVIEMAGLDPDRWQGFAFGVGVDRLAMLKYGMNDLRAFFDGDQRWLSHYGFSAFDQPTLSGGVGASA; translated from the coding sequence ATGAGCACGATTGACGAACTGAAGAACACCGCGCTGGAGCGGATTGCGGCGGCAGCCGACGCAGATGCGCTGGAAGCATTGCGGGTCGAGTATCTCGGCAAGCAGGGCTCGATCTCGGCATTGCTCAAGACTTTGGGCAAGATGACGCCGGAGGAACGCCAGACTGAAGGGCCCAAGATTCAGGGGGCACGGACTGCAGCAGCAGACGCGATCACGGCTCGCAAAGAAGCATTCGACAATGCCGCGCTCGAAGCCGAACTCGCCACGCAGACACTCGATCTGACCTTGCCCGGCCCGCAAACTCCGGCGGGCTCGATCCATCCGGTGAGCCAGGTGATGGATGAGCTGGCCGAGATTTTTGCTGATCTCGGATTTGCCGTCGCCACCGGCCCGGAAGTCGAGGACGAATGGCACAATTTCACCGCGCTCAACATGGCCGAAACGCATCCGGCCCGCGCCATGCATGACACTTTCTATTTCCCCGACCGGGACGGTGATGGCAACCGCATGTTGTTGCGCACCCACACTTCGCCGGTCCAGATTCGTGCCATGAAGGCCGAGGGGGCGCCGATCCGGATTATTGCACCCGGCCGTGTCTATCGTAGTGACAGCGATGCGACGCACACGCCGATGTTCCATCAGATTGAAGGTCTGGTGGTCGATCGCGACATCCATCTTGGCCATCTCAAATGGACTCTCGAGACGTTCCTCAAGGCCTATTTCGAACGTGATGATATCGTCTTGCGGCTGCGCCCGTCCTACTTTCCGTTCACCGAACCGAGCGTGGAAGTCGATGTCGGCTACCGGCAGGAAAGCGGGCGCCGGGTTGTCGGTGGCTCGGGCGATGATGATGGCCATCAATGGATGGAGTTGCTTGGCAGCGGTATGGTCAATCGCCGTGTCATCGAGATGGCCGGGCTCGATCCAGACCGGTGGCAGGGATTCGCGTTCGGCGTAGGTGTCGATCGCCTGGCCATGCTGAAATACGGCATGAATGATCTGCGCGCCTTCTTCGATGGCGACCAGCGCTGGCTGTCGCATTACGGTTTCTCGGCCTTCGATCAGCCCACCTTGTCGGGCGGTGTAGGAGCGAGCGCATGA